The following nucleotide sequence is from Apium graveolens cultivar Ventura chromosome 4, ASM990537v1, whole genome shotgun sequence.
TTCTCCTCAATTACAATTCCAGCTGTTAAAACAACAAAAAAGGAACAGGAAAACTTTACAGCCTAATTTTTCAACTCCAAGAGAAATGAACAATAACAATAGAACTACCTCTAGCTATAGCATCCTCCCTCCTTTTCAACTCCTGTGTTCCAGGAAAATAAAAATGTCAACATTATAACTAATATTTGAACTATAAGGACTACTATTGAAATCTTCATTTTCTTTGAACTATTGTATATGTTAGCGGCTAATATTTATATATGAACAAATTGATGCACTTCTAGTAAGATAATCAGAGAGAACTCATCAGATTGAAAACACAGGACAACGCTAAACGAAAAAAAAACATCTTCATCACCGGAAGCAAAAACAACCTCACAAAGGTTTATTTTCTCTTTTATTGAAAAAAGAAAAGACGCACCTGTTCCCTCCTTTTCAATTCATTTTCTCTTGCTTGAAGTTCCATCTCCTTTTTCCTGAAGTCCTACACATCAGAATCGGCCTTTTGTTTACAAATGCATCACAATGGTTTACGAAATCACCGATATGTTGAAGATTATTAAAATACCGTGGGACTATCGAGAGGAATATTGACTGTTGCATCACTATAATAAGCACGTTCTGGAGAAAGCTGTGTTGGTCTTGAATTTCTCGAGGGAACTCTCTGCAAGTTTTAATCAAACATATAATTGTAAGGTTTCTCTTCAAACTTAGGATCATGATCGGCTGCCACACAATATTTGAACTGGTGTCATAACAAAGACATGCACATTTAACGAGATAAATCGTTCCCGAAAGCTAATCAGCTAATCAAATAAAAAGATCTTTGAAATGGAAATTTGAATATCATCTAATCAAATAACAAGATCTTTGAAATGGAAATTTGAATCAAACCAACGTATGTATGTGTATAAAATAAGGTAGAATGAGAGAGAGTTGTAAACGTTAAATAAATACCGCAAACGGGTtaacatcatcatcatcatgaGCAAAAGGGTTCGAATCATCACCACGACCCATTACTAAACTAATTTATAAAAACGTGTGGGTATGTATAATATAATTAGAGGATACGGATAAAAATGGGTTGTGATTCGAGTATGAAGAAATCGTTTATTCTTCCCAGTTTTTTTTGTCAGTTATTTTTCCCAGCTTTTGTGTATTTAGTTTCCCAGGAAATTTGAATTAAAACAAACAATAATGAAATGCATGGGAGAAAAGGGTGAATCAcaaaatatgagttttataatatcaaaaaagaaaaaaaaatatgagTTCGAGTTAACCTAATGTTCGCGCGTGAGTGTTTGTTAGTATTACTCTGTTGAGTCGTGTTTCCGAAACTCAGTACATTAAGACGCTGTGTCTTTAAATGGAATATAACCACCGTTACCAAGTGTACAAAATTATTATCTCTACCATTTTTCTAATTTCATATATTGTGTGTTTTCGTGTCATAGAGTTATCTTTGATTGATGGATATGGTAAGAAGTAGGGGTGGTGGTGGTGATAGTCGTAGTAATTCAGGGAGAAGAATTTCTCGGGAGGGGCAAGTGTCAACTAATGTCTATTTTCGAGTAGATACGCTGAATGTAGGTTTTATGACCGGGAAATTTTTAGAACTTGTTGATATGTTAAAGAAAAGAAAGGTAGATGTAGTTTGCATTCACGAAACTAAGTGGAAGGGTGGTGGCACTAAGGAAGCTAACGGGTTTAAATTGTGGTATTCAGGGGTTGGTAATACAAGGAATGGTGGGGGTATTATGATAAGTTCGTTCATGAAGGAGAATGTAGTAGAAGTGAATAGAGTCAGTGATAGGATTATGAAGATTAAACTCGTAGTTAATGAAGAGGTCGTTAATATTGTAAGTGTGTATGCACCCCATGTTGGCTTGAGTGAGTTGGCGAGAAAGAATTTCTGGGATTGTTTGGATGAAATAGTTAGGTTGCTACCTAGGGACCAGATTTTATATATCAGGAGGTGATTTTAATGGTCATATTGGTGAACAGTCGGATGGTTATGTAGGCATTCATGGGGGTTTTGGTTTTGGGACGAGGAACAGGAGTGGGTGGGATCTTTTGGAGTTTGCATTGGCACATGAATTAGTGATTGTTAATTCTTGTTTTAAAAAAAAGGATGATCATCTGATTACTTTTAGGAGTGGAGGTTGTAACTCACAAATCGATTATCTTCTTATGAGAAAAGGCAACACGGATTGTAAAGATTGTAAAATATTCCCGGGTGAGGCATGTACTACTCAACATCGTTTCTTGGTAATGGATATATGTATGAGGAAAAGAGTAGTACAAGATAATAGAGAGGTGACACCGAACATTTTATGGAAAAATCTAAAGGGAGACAAAGTAGGTATTTTTAAAGAAAGGATTGGTTTGGCAAGAGACAGATTTTATGATGAGGATGTTAATAGAATGTGGAATCGATTGGCCTGTACAATCAGAAGTGTAGCTATAGATATGTTAGGTGTTACCTCAAGAAAGTTTCGGGTGCAGAAGGAAGCTTGGTGGTGGGACCAGGAGGTGCAGGGGTGAGTAAAAATTAAACATGATCGTTTTAGGGAACTTTTGTGTTGCCAAGATGATGAACAAGTTGATAGGAGAAGAATTTTATATAAGGATGCTAGACATactgttggaaaatatgggtataagtcccatattggtaagtcatatttttgagcattatgactaaaagatgtgtgagatatgatgatattctcttaataatggaaattattattttccattagaatttggctcaaatattatggcataaattaatttgattttgtttcagattaattgatatggtgtatgtcttgatatatttaatctgattctgttttagattatttatggaatagagtagctcgcaagtattacaccgattccataattaatgatatttaattatggaaaagagtagcgcacaagtctatctacacctatataaacacctctaaggcgttagggttagacacaccaaaacatatccgcctctaaacacaaatctctctctctcggtgatagtttcgtgcccgttcaagctcgctgaaggtgctcgttatccgtaacgccgccgctacctcattttatcctgggaggctatcgactcgcacatacagtgagaggcgaaatagctttaaggagacagtttcaactggactcgaggatctctcttttcttcctccgtttgatttcgtttactcacgcacacacttgtttgattatttgtattaatcgcagattgttttcacaatcttaaagctatttattttatatacatctgtgactgatatatctgtatctgcttgttttgttgagtaacagatcgatggagaaccaaactgtgaacgattcgatgaacatgacggctgatcccaacgcacagatcactggatctgatggggttcaccagcagccgattaaccctaacgcacggatcgtatgatctgatgggggtcaaacgcctgttggacatgtgccttcgggatatgtgcctgtgggacacactgtcattggacagtttagtgttcctcttggacagatatcggcaggattcactcctccgatcatacctgcggtgcctactggtgtgcatacacctgtagtacagacgcacgtaccatctgttccacccgtggtgcctgctgcacctgttatgccaactgtgcctgctgcacatgctgaaaaacctgagaagttcaacggaacgaacttcaaacgttggcaacaaaagatgcacttttatctgaccacgttgcatatggatcgcttccttaaggaagaaccaccgttgctcactgctgagagtaacatgcagactgtgtatgctgctgatgcttggaagcactccgactacatctatcggaactatgtgttaaattgtttgtctgactcgttgtataacgtatacagcgcgaagccaacagctaaggtcttatgggagtcacttgaccataagtataaaaccgaggacgctggggcaaagaagtggattgttggccgctttcttgattataagatggcagactctaagactgtggtcagtcaggtgcaggaactgcaggtgatcattcatgacattcatgctgagggaatggtcataagtgagtctttccaagttgctgctgttattgaaaagcttccacctggatggaaagatttcaagaactaccttaagcacaagcgaaaggagatgtctatggaggatcttattgttagacttcgtattgaagaagacaacagagggtccgagaagaaagttaacgttgccactgagaaggcaaacatggtggagcatgctcaaagctccaagcccaagaaggctaattctggtaaaggggcaaagctggcacccaagggagggatttcgaagtcgaaatttcaagggaagtgctacaactgtgataaagttggtcataggtcttctgactgcaagaagcccaaaaagcccaacaagaagaaagaagcaaacatggtagagaatatctccaaggagatgggtgacatagacctctgtgctacggtctctgaagtgaacctggtcggttctaatccacgtgaatggtggattgatactggtgctactaggcatgtttgctcagacaaggcggttttctctagcctcaaagcttccgatgctggtgagaagctctacatggggaattcagcaacttctaccattgagggtgaaggcacggtgatcctgaagatgacctctgggaagaatctgactttgaagaatgtactttatgtgcctgatattcgcaagaaccttgtgtctggttctctgttgaataagcatggctttcgcattgtaatagagtcagataaagttattttgtctaagagtggtatgtttataggcaagggttatttaactgatgggctttttaagctcaatgtaatgtccgttaaggatgataatgaaatgaagaattcttctgcttacttgcttgagtctcctaatttatggcatgctagattaggacatgtaaattatgacactttacgacgtttaagtgcaaaagaatacatacctaaacttactatcgatccaaaacataagtgtgagacttgtgttgaggcaaaattaacgagatcatcatttaaacgtgtggaaaggaacaccaaagtgctagacctaatacatagcgacatatgtgatttaaaattcgctccaacaagaggaggaaacaagtattttattacattcattgatgattgtacaaaatactgctatgtatatttgttgaaaagcaaagacgaagctatagataaatttaaaatctataaggaagaagttgagacacaacaaactgagaaaatcaaaacgatacgaagtgatcgtggaggtgaatatgttgaaccgtttggggaattctgttcacaacatggtataatccatgaggtcactgcaccatactcccctcagtcaaatggtgtggctgaaaggaagaatcgcactctgaaagagatgatgaatgcgatgttgttaagctctgggctcccacaatcgatgtggggagaagccatcttaagcgcaaataatattttaaatattacgatgcgcaagaataaggatgtaagtccttatgaaatgtggaagaaaaagaaaccaagttaccaacacctgaaagtgtgggggtgccttgcaaaggtactgatccctacaccgaagaaggtgaagataggtcctaagactgtggattgtgtctttatcggatatcctccacacagcACTGTATATCGGTTTCTTgatcatgaatccaagattcctgatattcaaaagaataccattatggaatcaagaaatgcctcattttttgagacgatgtttccctgtaatccaggaaaccaacaacctacgacgtctaaacgatctcatgagtctgtagatgacgataatgagagtgacgaaagtgaagacgaaaatgtgggggtagtgagaaggagcaaaagacaacgaacggagaaatcctatgggtctgattttatgacctatttgctcgaagaaggtgacccaaaaacttataaggaggcggttacctcacctgatgggcctatgtggaaagaggccatcaagaatgaagttgattcaattatgcaaaatcatacttgggaattagtggacttgccaactggttgcaaaccattaggtagcaagtgggttttcaagaagaagttgaaaactgatggcactattgataagtataaggccagacttgtaattaaaggatacaagcaataaaaaggccttgattactttgatacatattctcctgtaacgagaataacgtccataaggatgatgtttgttattgctgcaatgcgtaatctaactgtacatcaaatggatgtgaaaacagctttcctaaatggagacatagatgaagaaatctatatggaacaacctgaagggtttgttgtcccaggacaagaaaggaaagtgtgtagattggtgaaatcattgtatggtttgaaacaagcgcctatgaaatggcatgaaaaatttgatgaggtcgtgctggccaatggtttcaaaatcaatgaatgtgatagctgtgcctattacaaggataacgagaacagctatgtcaaggagaatgacaatggctatgtcatgatgacactatatgtagatgatctacttatttctggaagcaatgataaagttatcaaatctacaaaggacatgttgaaatcaaggttcgacatgaaagatatgggactagcaaatgtaattctgggaattcaaatttctagaacatcagagggtctcgcattaagtcaaccacattatgttgacaagatccttgagaagtttcttaaggatgactttgagaaatctaggacacctgtggatatgactttgcacctatccaagaacaaaggtgtagctgtttcccaattggaatactcgaggataattggtagtctgatgtacctcatgagttgtacaagaccagacattgcatactcaattagcaagttgagtaggtttacgagtaatccgggagctgatcactggaaagcgattataagggtactaaggtacttgaggggaactcgagactatggactgcactatggcagatacccagcagtattagaaggatatactgacgcaaattggatatctagcaagaaagcacttaagtctacgagtggctatgtgtttacattagctggagcggcaatatcatggaaatcctcaaaacaaacggtgataactcattccacgatggaagctgagtttgtggcactagataaatgcgccgaagaggctgaatatctacgtcagtttctggaggatattccaagatggccaaagcctgtaactgcaatagggattcactgtgatagtcaatccgctattggcagagcacagagcacgatgtataatggaaagtctcgtcatatacgacaacgacacagttccattagacaattgatctcaaccggaattatcactattgactatataccgtcaaaggataatatcgcggatccactaaccaaagggttatcaagagaagtggttgagaaatcatcgagagggatgagccttaagcctattgcttaacggcatcatggtggacacccaaccattgctgactggagatcccaa
It contains:
- the LOC141719673 gene encoding uncharacterized protein LOC141719673; translation: MVRSRGGGGDSRSNSGRRISREGQVSTNVYFRVDTLNVGFMTGKFLELVDMLKKRKVDVVCIHETKWKGGGTKEANGFKLWYSGVGNTRNGGGIMISSFMKENVVEVNRVSDRIMKIKLVVNEEVVNISDGYVGIHGGFGFGTRNRSGWDLLEFALAHELVIVNSCFKKKDDHLITFRSGGCNSQIDYLLMRKGNTDCKDCKIFPGEACTTQHRFLVMDICMRKRVVQDNREVTPNILWKNLKGDKVGIFKERIGLARDRFYDEDVNRMWNRLACTIRSVAIDMLGVTSRKFRVQKEAWWWDQEIVFTHTAKKTVAEAKSWAYEAMYTHLGTKEGQNGIFRLAKVRERRRRDLGFVKCIKDVNGHVLVKDKDIRNRWHTYFRELFNEERIGVREIGADSDSSFDFGVHPSMSRAEVKGALHKMWRGKATGPDQIPIEVWLCLGEEGEQWLMRLFDNILQTNDIPQEWRRSMVVPIDKNKGDAQDCSNYRGIKLLSHTMKLWERVIETRLRSKVEVSEN